One window of the Triticum dicoccoides isolate Atlit2015 ecotype Zavitan chromosome 3B, WEW_v2.0, whole genome shotgun sequence genome contains the following:
- the LOC119278599 gene encoding glucan endo-1,3-beta-glucosidase GI-like encodes MTIGVCYGVVANNLPPANDVVQLYKSKGLTGMRIYFADAKALSALRGSGIALILDVGGNDVLASLAANASNAANWVRDNVRPYYPAVNIKYIAAGNEVLGGDTRNIVPAMRNLISALAGAGLGAIKVSTSIRFDAVTNSFPPSNGVFAQAYMTDVARLLASTGAPLLTNVYPYFAYKDNPRDIQLNYATFRPGTTVRDQNNGLTYTCLFDAMVDAVVAALERAGAPGVRVVVSESGWPSASGFAATADNARAYNQGLIDHVGGGTPKRPGLLETYIFAMFNENFKTGELIEKHFGLFNPDKSPAYPIRFQ; translated from the coding sequence ATGACGATCGGCGTCTGCTACGGCGTGGTCGCCAACAACCTCCCGCCGGCGAACGACGTGGTGCAGCTCTACAAGTCCAAGGGCCTCACCGGCATGCGCATCTACTTCGCCGACGCCAAGGCCCTCTCCGCGCTCCGCGGCTCCGGCATCGCCCTCATCCTCGACGTCGGCGGCAACGACGTGCTCGCCAGCCTCGCCGCCAACGCCTCCAACGCGGCGAACTGGGTCCGGGACAACGTGCGGCCCTACTACCCGGCCGTGAACATCAAGTACATCGCCGCCGGCAACGAGGTCCTGGGCGGCGACACGCGGAACATCGTCCCGGCCATGCGGAACCTCATCTCGGCCCTTGCCGGCGCCGGCCTAGGCGCCATCAAGGTGTCCACCTCGATCCGGTTCGACGCGGTGACCAACAGCTTCCCACCATCCAATGGCGTGTTCGCGCAGGCCTACATGACGGACGTGGCCCGGCTGCTGGCCAGCACCGGCGCGCCGCTGCTCACCAACGTGTACCCCTACTTCGCCTACAAGGACAACCCGCGGGACATCCAGCTGAACTACGCGACGTTCCGGCCGGGCACCACGGTGCGTGACCAGAACAACGGGCTGACCTACACGTGCCTGTTTGACGCCATGGTGGACGCCGTGGTGGCGGCGCTGGAGCGGGCCGGGGCGCCCGGGGTGAGGGTGGTGGTGTCGGAGAGCGGGTGGCCGTCGGCGAGCGGGTTCGCGGCGACGGCGGACAACGCGAGGGCGTACAACCAAGGGCTGATCGACCACGTCGGCGGGGGCACGCCAAAGAGGCCCGGCTTGCTGGAGACGTACATCTTCGCCATGTTCAACGAGAACTTCAAGACCGGGGAGCTCATCGAGAAGCACTTCGGGCTGTTCAACCCGGACAAGTCGCCGGCGTACCCCATCCGGTTCCAGTAG